The genomic interval TGTACTCAAAGATGAAACTTTTCAATGGGGACATGACATTTCACCAGCTAGCTACTCAGAACTATTAAAGGCCTTATGCATGAGCCCTGCTCATTTAGTGGATGCCATTAACCTTATTGAGGAGATGGCTGATACACCTGATAAATTTGGTGCTGAAAATCTAAATCTGGTTGTCCAAACATTGAGTAGGAATGGGAGGTCAGCTCATGCAAGGTTAGTTTTGGACAGATTGTTTAGAGGTGGCTTGCCAGTCAGTCATGATACCTATACTTATTTGATGATAGGGTTCTGCACAGAAAGGAACATAGCAGGATTTTGGGAATGTTGGAATCTGGCAACTATGCATGGTTGGTCACCTGGTAGCAGGGATGTGACCCCTCTCATCAGTCACTTGGGAAAATGGGGAGTGATTGAGGAAGCCTTAGAGTTTATCAGCACGTTGCTGGACTGCTaccctagtttatttttcagtgcaTATTGTCAACTTCTTGAGGAGTTATGTATGACAGGTTGCACTAATATTGGATGTGCAATGCTAGAGGCTCTCATAGAAAAGGGTGTGGTCGTGGATCCTTCGTTAATTTGTAATGTGATGGAGGGGTTTCTAAAGGAGCATAAAACTGCTGAATCAATTGGGATGTATGACATGTTGCTTAACAGAAACAATGTATTAGATGTGTCCACTTACCAATTTGCATTGTCTTCAGTAGCAAGAATTGATTCAGAACGAGTCATGGACTTGGTACGATCTATGATGAACATGGAATCTACTGATTTCTCAACATGCATTTCTACCATGAAGAAATTAGTACAATCAGGGAAAATAGGCCAGGTAATGCCAGTCTTTGAAGAATTGATTTTGGGGAAGAAGTTCAGTGCCACCTTGCTAAATTCCTTCCTACAAGCATATTGTTGTTTAAATAATTGGAGAAAGGCAGCTTCAGTACTTTGCATGATGTTAAAGACGCATAGTAACATTTCTATTTCCAGTTACCGCTTTCTTGTCCGCAGAATGTGTGAGCAAAGTCGGATTTCCAGTGCATTCAGACTTAAAGAGCTGATCCAAGGTAGGGACAAGTCAACAGGTCTAATTTTATACAATATtctgattttttatcttttccgGGGAAGACATATTTTACAGGTTCACAATTTGTTGAAGGACATGAAAAGCAATGGTTTTCCTCTAGACACGACCACTTACGACTTCCTTGTCAATGGGTTTCACAAGTCTGGAGATGTCGATCATTCAACTAATATGCTTGATGCTTGCATTGCTCAGGGATTAATGCCAAGCAATCGCAGTCTCAGAGTAGTATTGAGTCACCATTGCAAGTTAGGAAACCTTGAGAAATCACTAGAACTATTTCATCTAATAGAAAGCAATGGATGGAAGCATGGTTTAGTCATTGAGACAACTCTCGTTTCAAGTCTTCTCTCATCAGGAAGGTTTTCTGAAGCAACATCATGTCTGAACAGCCTGAGTAAAAGAGCATTGATTGGGTTTGACATACATTTTGATGTCCTGATCAAGGAATTCTGCATACTGGGAGACGTGGAAATGTCTATTAGTCTGCTAAATACAATGTTAAAGAAAGGCAAACTTCCGAGTGAAGTTAGCTACAACTCTGTTTTGTACAGGCTATGTATGTTGAAAGAATTTGATCAGGCACTTGATTTTCTTGCTGAGATGCAGTTGTCGAACCTAAAACCAAGTGACATGTCCTGTGATGTGCTTATACAGGGCCTTTGTGCCATGGGAAGAACATGTGATGCtatgaaaattttggaaatgCTGACCACCATTGGCTCTTCACCATCCTATCACATGTATAGAGttatttttgataactattgcAGGAGTAACAATCTACAGAAGGCTGCAACACTTTTGCATGGCATGCAACAAGCTGGGTTCGCACCCAACTTTGAGATGCATTGGTCTGTTATTAGTAATTTAAGTAGTAATGCTAAGAGGACTATAGGATATGAGAACCCTATTTTGTCCAACCTTATTTCTTGAGCTCAAGTGAACTCCCCATGAAGGATAATAGGTAAAAGACCATTtggtacaaatatatatacaatggTAGTGTCTGGTTTTCCAAAAGTGGTGAGCTGATGATTATCAACTTGAACTCTAGACACTGGTGGAATTGACAGAACTCCATGAAATCAAGCTAATGCAATTGAATGTTCCATTCAAATCTGAAGGGTTATGAACTTAAAGATGAGGTAATACTACCATCTATTCTAAAAGTGGAAACAATGATCCCAAAAGTTTGGctgtattctttttttttctcaataggATGTACTTTGGATTATCATTTATGTTGGCAGAGATGATGCTGATAAGCCTGAAATTATATCACTCCATCAAATCAAAGATGATTCACCCATTCAACTTTTCTCTTCAATTAGGGCCTGTGTAATCAATTGTTTTCTTGAATAATCCAATATAAAGTATGCACTGAACAGACACTTCTAATTGCCATGAAAGACACACTTGAGTTGCCATGAAAGATGTACTGGCTTCATGTCagtatgatttattatgaaaCAAGGAAACATAAGACAAGATGCTTAAAATGCTTCAATGTTACAAAACTAGGGACATTGGTGCATTTCCTTATACCTTTAATATGTAGGATCTTTATAAGCATCTATGGGCACTGATATTCAAGATATTGTGCCCACATCAGACTCCTGACTCCTATAAGCATACATCCAAATTATAAAGCACCTAATTGTGCAATTTGCATCATATAAGAGATTCCTATTCATTGTTGGGCACAAAAGCACCCATGCCTCCATTCTGAAGTTCTGGTTCCTCCAATCCTTTTTCTGGTCCAAGATTCTCTAGCTGTACTCCATGCCTTTCCAATGCATCTTTGATCTTGTGAATCTGAAATAACAAGACATAGCTTGAAAGAGCTTAAAAGTATCTGTTCAGAAATGGTGTTATTCCCAAAAACTCACAGTTGAAATGGTACAGCTGAAGCTACAGATGCGGCCTTCTGCACCTCTGTAAAAGCGGAACATTGGCAATACATGAACATTGAGCCTCTGGCACATCTCTTTGTGTTCATTGCAGTTGACCATAAGAAACTGCAGTTCTGGATGCATGCCGGCCAATTGACATACCTTTTGGGACATTATACAGAAATGTGTTATGACTTAGAAATCTAAGTATGAAatgcatttttctttgttgGTTTATGTTTGAGAAAATTGTTTAATACCATGCTTGTGTTCTTTACCTTAGGGTGTAGGGCCTTACAAGCTCCACAGCTAGGGGAAAAGAAGTGCACCACGGTGAGCTTATCACTGGCCAACAGGAGCTGCTTGTCAAAATCTTCTTGTGATTCAATGTTTTTCATGTTGCCAAATTTCATGTTCTTCTCCCaccattttgttttcattgGGGTGTGAATAGCCTAACACCGTGACAACATATCTCATTGCTATCTCTTTTGTTATTCATCATGTATTgtcaatgcatgtttgagcTTTGTGATTGGTTTTGTTTGAATGAGACCAACATTTCTTAATGCCAAATGTTCAAATACTTTTGGTTTTGGATGTCGAGAACACCTTAccaataaaattgtatattttCAGTATTAGTAAACATGGTTGGCTAGGCAACCAAATATCTTTAACTAAAATCTACATGATAAAATAGTTTCTTGGAAAATGTTCAACATAATCGGGTATTTTAGCATAGTCTATTAGCCAGAACATGGTACCTGGAGCAATACAGTGTGTCAGTGTCATGAAATACAAAGAGGGGGTTACCTTGGGTTGCAAATGAATTTTAGTGTCCCTTGctttgaacaaaaaaaaaggacagatCTTTTGACCTCAAGATTAAATGGcactttaaaatttgaaatctaaaataatttagcctgtggatttttttttgaacacaCAGGAGGTAGCCTGTGgactctgaattctgaaaccTGTTTCTCCCTTTCTATTTAACATAACTAGGAAGCATTCTAAACTAACTTGTAGAATAATGCTGACAACCTACGGGAATGGACtgaatatttaatatttacaaaGAAAGTTCTTGTCCTAGCAAGATTGGTTTTCTCTGGAGGTAGTGTTTTTGTTTGCCATTTAATTAGTTCCGAACAAGTAATGCTGAACAGTTTACAATTTCATAGTGCATAAGGACTTCCTTTTAGTGTATAAGCACAAAGTTTCATATGCATGCTCAATTGCTAATTTGCTATGTGTTAAGGAATTACATTGATGGAATTTTCTGGTGCAGCTTTGGTGACCTGCCAACCAGTAGAAGCATCCTTTTCTTGGAGCAAGAGGTGTTTTCTGTTGATCACATTATGGTTCCGAGCTGGTACCATGAAGGAACCATCAGAATTATTATTCTTGGATCCACGCTGAGATGATCCAGAAATAACCCAATTGTTCGTCAGAGCAGAAGCCATTGCCATCcttcaactgaaaaagaaaggatTAAACAGATCAGCACATTCTTGAAAAGCTGCAGAAAATGGAgcgtttttaaaaaacttacatgCCACGACGTATCTGCACAAGCTTTTCAAGGTCTGGAAATATGTGTAATGGTGAAATGGGAATGGTCCATGGTATGGTATTTATAGCTGAATACATTTCTTCAGAAGCAAAGAATAGCTTGACCTGCCTAAAACAGGGCCCCTTTTGCTCATTTTTCATCACTCTAAGATGCGAAATTGattatccaaatgaagatacgGACAACCAAATTTGTTGTTACCTGCCATCATATTTGGACTAGCTAGGTGCTTTATATCCTCAGTTTCCAGTTCTCCAGCAAAAGCTTTTGGTGTTTCTTGCACACTCTGCTGATCTTTTAATCTAAGGCGGCACGGCTTGTGCCATGGACTGGAGGAAGCtgatgtgtatttttttggataaaaagaTTGCCTTTTGTGAAAATGACTCATCTCTTCTGTAGACTCTATTTACATGTCAATCCTAATGCATTGTGCTTATGTGAGTGAGTCATGGGCAAGCGTTTGATCCAAATCTAAATATACTTTACTCGGATGTATATCCATGAGTTGACTGGATTTCTTGTAGGTGTCTGACATTGCAGCTATGTCGTGTAATCTAGTGCAGTAGTACTTGTCCTTTACGTGATATATTGCTTACTTTCTTCTGTGTATGGTTTATTCATTATCCATCTATTGGAATTTCAGAATCAGTCATGCAAGGAGCACGGCTTTGTCTGCACTACTATTCTCAATCGTCCTACGAATCTACCTCTAATTCTTTTCCATTTTACATACTAACACGGCTGATCAAAAGAGCACATTAAGGACTGCAAAATCGAAAAAAGTaggaataagaaaaaaaatgtggattTTAACAAGAATGCACAATACATGAACTATTGTTTGATTGgatcacaataaaaacatTGGAACGGatagataaagactcaaataGAACTTCTCAGGATGTTAGACCTTTTTCTAACCTTTTTCTAACTTTCTCCAAGGATGAGGCATTcgataggaattttataggattcaaCCGGATCTAATCATTTGTTTGAAAGAGTCATATAGGAAAAAATCTCATAGGATTGGAATCCTACAAAATTGCTATGTTTTTACTCCAAATTAAAGGGAGCCTAAACCCTAAATAGGCAGTAGTGGAGCAGCACTAATGACTCTGCATTTTCCATCTTATATGACACCTACTAGTaggaaataatatttaaagtttcttCATAACACTggaattttacataatttagTTCATATCCACCAAAAATTCTTTGAAATTTGTCTATTCCAAAAGAGGCCTTATAATAGACTGCTTGAtagctattttttttgaagtaagAAGATTCAGGTAGGTCTTAATGCTAAACTTGACAATAGAAGAACTTGTATTGAACCTCTAATTCCAAGATGGAGGaacataagtaaaatatttttcttcaaataaaaaaaagatccgCCAGATGAAATCGAGGAAATAAAAGAATCTAATGTGAAAAATGAAGCATAGAGATCACAATTGGAATTTGGATTTACTCACTAGCACACTACTTTTCTCCATTTGCAGGAGACAAAGATTTGGTTGCCCGTCGACCCTCAGAGAGTGCGCATTGTTGAAGGAATTACAACCTAGATCTTTAATATATTTCGAGTTCTTTTTCGCCCTTCCACTTATAAATCTTTCCAATGTTAAGTTGCCTATCTCCATAATGGCTCGAAGGGGAGGAAGATACTGCATATATAGTTGTGCAATGTCAATGGCGTCTTTGTGTTTGCTACCGACATATGATAAACTTTATAGAGCATGGCGCTTGTTATGTTGACGTGTCATCCATACCATGACATTTATCACATGATGGATGTCGATTTAGGCTCTTGCCCATTTTGGAGTACAAGGtttgtgtttttaaatttatgctaTACTAGCAAAATGGCGTATGTTGTAAAAGAAGacatctattttaaattttaggacataattttaaagttaattaaagtttttagTCCCTAAATTAGGTTGGAGAAGGTATGGATAGTGGTCCCATATGTCAGAATATGGGGTGATTGGTGGCGGATAATAGATTCACCACTCACCACCACCAGTACTCCAttttaaaggagtatagaTTGAATTCCAATGTTGAACTAAATTCTCTTTTGTTACATTGATAATGTGAGATGATACAAAAATCTAGCTATTGTGTAAATTATTCCAtgggaaaataaataaataacacgtATTAATCTTTTGATCCCATACAAGGGTTTTATTTacagaaataatatttttaaggaAAACTATAGAAGAATATTCTACTTTGTATAGTACTGAGCAAATTACCCATTGTGTGGGGGTATAGTATACCTTATTTTACTTCGTAATGGGCTCATTAAGTACTTTCACTTTACACTATTGTGTGAAAATAGGTTTCACTTTGCACTAGATAAATGAAAACTATTAACCAATACACGAATTCTCAATCCATGAATTTAAAAGACATAATTGAcccaaattgaaaataaaccataataTTTGGGCTAGGAATAAATATAATAGGGAATAAAGGACAAATGGCAAATTGTTGCCAAGAGAAAGACAAATATGCTACAAGTTCtcacaaaaagaaaaccctTCAATTTGATTGATCCCAATGACAAAACGATTTTGTTTGGTggcttacaaatatattgatatgcaATTTGGAAAGGAATAGAAAAGAAATGCTAGCACTATGCTTAATTGAACGGTATACCGAAAATTAACTTGGGGTAGGGATTTACATTGTtttcttgaaaatatatttacagatACAACTAATACAATTTATTAATGAAATAAGTGCATTATAAAATGCTATGGTACACCGTGCATCTGGTAGCAATAGGTGCACGACAATCATTTAGTGTTGCAATTCGGACATAAAATATCCTTTATTATTAGTGGGTTTCCTTTCTTTTGGGGGGAAGAACTGAAGGGTCCAACTCTTAGCGAAATAATTCACAGCTTTTATAACACATTTAACAACTGATCGTAAAAATCAATAAAGCTTGGAATAACTAATATTCTGCAGGCATATTGCTGTGGCCAGTATTGGCTTCAGAATATGCAATAACTGTGACAAAGCAAACTGCTTTTGTTCTCACTTAAGAATAACCAATTAGTACATTATATGCTTGTAAAATGCTGGGAACATGGCTATTTCTCTGCTATGCTAAATGGGAAAAGTTTTGCACAGTTTCAgatctttttttatctttgcaAAATTGATGCCGTAATGCAGAACCGTCAACTCATGATTGTCCACTGGGTTGTCGCTCGAAGAATATTTTCACTTATAGACAGTGCCATACTCCCACTGTATAGATATGGTGTGCAAACTGATGTTTAGATTGGAGTTAACCTTTTCACATGTTTATCTCCATGATAAACGAATCATTACCTGGTTTGTATAATTTTGTTCAGGAAAAGGTTGCAGGCTTGCAGGTATACTCAAAACTCAAAGTTACCAGGATAACACAAAGGAGCTCCGTAGCCACAAGTCTTCTTGATTCAAAATGCCCACCTCATAAATGCCAAGCAATAGCCTGCACTACACCAAATGTAACAGATAAAGTGCGCAATTTGGATTGCATCCATAAGACATAACTTCCCAACATTGTTTTCCATTCATAAAATAATCTCAAGCCTTTTTGGTTGGATATTTGCGATGCTAACAAGCCTGAGAAACATGTCTGAGTCTGACAAGATTAGGACCAATTCCAGTAATTTTGCATCATAAGAAGAATTCAGGATAGCATTTTGTTCTTCGTCCACGTGTACTGAATTTCATTTTGTATCCATTTTCATTGCGCAGTGTTCAGTTTCTGACCAAGAAAACGGAGCTTCATAGCTGGCATcctcaataaataaatcatttccATTCGGAATGTGATCTCGACCGTCTAAAAGGCTGCATTATATCCTTCACACTGCCATCTACAACTGTTTGGCCTGCCTCTTTGTTGACACCACTGTCATCCATTAACTTTCTCATCTTCTCTGACCCAAGCCACTCCCCAACTGAAGCATAGATGTTCGAGAGGAGCACATAATTACCGCTTTCATCACTCTTTGCCTTTAGCAGTTGCTTGTTTGCATGCTCAGCCAATTCTATCTCACCATGAACCTTACAAGCAGCAATCAGTGTTCTCCAAATGACAGAATTAGGCTCAAACTTCATCCTACCAATGAACTCAAATGCTTCTTTTAGTAACCCAGCACGACCCAGCATGTCCACCATGCAACCGCAGTGCTTGATATTGGGTTCCATCCTGTACTTTTGTTGCATCAAGTCGAAGTACTCACGTCCCTTGTCAACCATCCCACCGTGGCTGCACGCGATAAGGACAGCAACAAAGGTGATCTCATCTGGCCTGACTTTCTCCTTCACCATCTTCTCAAACACATCTATGGATTCCAGGACATGCCCATGCAGTGCCAATCCTCCTACAATTGAGTTCCAAGTTGAGACGTCCTTATCTCGCATTGACCAGAACACCTTGAGCGCCCTTTTCATACTCCCACATTTTGCATACATGTCAATCAGTGCATTTCCGAGAACAACTGGGAATCCGTTTGTAGAGATCATACCTGACAGAGAGGAATGCAGCCTCTGGCCAACAGCCAGATCACCAGAGTCGGCACAAGCTGACAGCAAGCTGAGCATGGTGACAATATCGGGCTTTTCGCCCATGTGCTGCATCTGCTCAAACAGCTCCAGTGCATGCAAGTGCGAACCACAGCTCACATACCCAGAAATCATCGCGTTCCAGGACACGACATCTCGTTCAGGTACCTTGTCGAACAGCTCCCTTGCCAACGCCATCTCTCCCCGCTTTGCGTATGCAGTGATCATCACATTCCAGGATACAAGATCCTTCACAGGACATTCGTCGAACAGGTCCCGTGCAGCACCAATGTCCCCTCGCCTTGCACAACCCGCGATCATTGCCGACCAAGCCACGGCATCCTGACGAGACCCCCCGTCAAACAGAGCAGCCGCGACGCCCAGATCCCCGCAGCTCGCGTGCATGCCAATGAGCGCGTTCTTGACGAACGCGTCCGACTCGCAGCCAGCCTTCACGACGTGGGCGTGCACCTGAGCCCCGGTGTCCCCCGCACCCATGGCGGTGCAAGCGCGGAGCACGAACGGGAAGGTGAGCTTGTCGGgcctcacgccgccgccgccgtcgcgccgcacCATGCGCGCGTACAGGGAGACGGCGTCCCGGGGCGCGGCCGTGTGAGCGGCGCCGCGGATGAGGGTGTTGTACATGAAGCGGTCAGGGCGGGGTATTTGGCCGAACACGAGGTAGGCGTGCGCGATGGCGCCGCGGAccgcgacggcggaggcgaagaggAGCTCCCGGAGCTCGCACGGATCGGAGAGGAACCCCCGGAGCACCATGAGCGCTTGCATCTGCTTGATGTGGCGCAGGCTGCGGCACCGCCTCCACGCCGgcggctgccgccgctgcgtcCCCGACTTCCGCAACATCTCAGTCCCACTAGCTTTCTCCACGTGACCAATGTTTAAATTCAGTCCCACTTGGAACGCAGAATTGAACagtttttgataaaatttatcaaacatTGAGGTGAAATTTGCAAGTTTCAAGCAGCCCAGGGTCAAATCCTGGGATCAAACATGGtacattcaaatttcaatattcaaattaaaacc from Oryza brachyantha chromosome 3, ObraRS2, whole genome shotgun sequence carries:
- the LOC102721350 gene encoding pentatricopeptide repeat-containing protein At5g15280, mitochondrial; the protein is MWKAWRLCSTVNLRRHPRREPKIRCQGYANSVSELNSNARSLLKDEICYTGEKKESISLSSSNIVVSSQCIGLSLDQKTGEKCLANSHSDIKLCTGIVKLVIDKCSYIFHSKGGITFDGNCILQDVLKLGFWLSPETLRPFWRASELKPDDFFNILIGFGPDAAEVKKARFLWKLYQWASWQSKAFQHLPRSNEIMVSILADSQMLSQAESLLLLLDDNRALVDSNILFSQVIQAYAEVGNLGKSMSLYDCARHKCLIPSASCYQVLLHLLMERRKNELVLRVYLDMLGVGLGSYTEGTILDVVVKALIKKDKFLQAISIIRQLKGLDFQLSKVSLSAVTEEFCKKKDIGDMVNFLEEWRYLPDLPLCNRIIASLCANTGTDEAWLVFQKLETLGFVPDATTFGIFICHSCRELKLKAAFLYLSECFARHINPKACSYNAIIGGIFREGLYRHAKYVFEDMAERKIIPELLTYKVLLAGYCRYRQFDEIEQTLRAMETNGVNDIPSGNCVLSRALSFLGLDHLGVKVKRDNAAGYPKAEFFDSVGNGLYLDTDSRKFEASLLQIIDNAHHPDIGLNLVRACQQGDIASALVLKDETFQWGHDISPASYSELLKALCMSPAHLVDAINLIEEMADTPDKFGAENLNLVVQTLSRNGRSAHARLVLDRLFRGGLPVSHDTYTYLMIGFCTERNIAGFWECWNLATMHGWSPGSRDVTPLISHLGKWGVIEEALEFISTLLDCYPSLFFSAYCQLLEELCMTGCTNIGCAMLEALIEKGVVVDPSLICNVMEGFLKEHKTAESIGMYDMLLNRNNVLDVSTYQFALSSVARIDSERVMDLVRSMMNMESTDFSTCISTMKKLVQSGKIGQVMPVFEELILGKKFSATLLNSFLQAYCCLNNWRKAASVLCMMLKTHSNISISSYRFLVRRMCEQSRISSAFRLKELIQGRDKSTGLILYNILIFYLFRGRHILQVHNLLKDMKSNGFPLDTTTYDFLVNGFHKSGDVDHSTNMLDACIAQGLMPSNRSLRVVLSHHCKLGNLEKSLELFHLIESNGWKHGLVIETTLVSSLLSSGRFSEATSCLNSLSKRALIGFDIHFDVLIKEFCILGDVEMSISLLNTMLKKGKLPSEVSYNSVLYRLCMLKEFDQALDFLAEMQLSNLKPSDMSCDVLIQGLCAMGRTCDAMKILEMLTTIGSSPSYHMYRVIFDNYCRSNNLQKAATLLHGMQQAGFAPNFEMHWSVISNLSSNAKRTIGYENPILSNLIS
- the LOC102721631 gene encoding thioredoxin-like 1-1, chloroplastic gives rise to the protein MAMASALTNNWVISGSSQRGSKNNNSDGSFMVPARNHNVINRKHLLLQEKDASTGWQVTKAAPENSINAIHTPMKTKWWEKNMKFGNMKNIESQEDFDKQLLLASDKLTVVHFFSPSCGACKALHPKVCQLAGMHPELQFLMVNCNEHKEMCQRLNVHVLPMFRFYRGAEGRICSFSCTISTIHKIKDALERHGVQLENLGPEKGLEEPELQNGGMGAFVPNNE
- the LOC107303356 gene encoding LOW QUALITY PROTEIN: pentatricopeptide repeat-containing protein At5g15300 (The sequence of the model RefSeq protein was modified relative to this genomic sequence to represent the inferred CDS: substituted 1 base at 1 genomic stop codon), with protein sequence MFDKFYQKLFNSAFQVGLNLNIGHVEKASGTEMLRKSGTQRRQPPAWRRCRSLRHIKQMQALMVLRGFLSDPCELRELLFASAVAVRGAIAHAYLVFGQIPRPDRFMYNTLIRGAAHTAAPRDAVSLYARMVRRDGGGGVRPDKLTFPFVLRACTAMGAGDTGAQVHAHVVKAGCESDAFVKNALIGMHASCGDLGVAAALFDGGSRQDAVAWSAMIAGCARRGDIGAARDLFDECPVKDLVSWNVMITAYAKRGEMALARELFDKVPERDVVSWNAMISGYVSCGSHLHALELFEQMQHMGEKPDIVTMLSLLSACADSGDLAVGQRLHSSLSGMISTNGFPVVLGNALIDMYAKCGSMKRALKVFWSMRDKDVSTWNSIVGGLALHGHVLESIDVFEKMVKEKVRPDEITFVAVLIACSHGGMVDKGREYFDLMQQKYRMEPNIKHCGCMVDMLGRAGLLKEAFEFIGRMKFEPNSVIWRTLIAACKVHGEIELAEHANKQLLKAKSDESGNYVLLSNIYASVGEWLGSEKMRKLMDDSGVNKEAGQTVVDGSVKDIMQPFRRSRSHSEWKXFIY